From one Arcobacter sp. CECT 8986 genomic stretch:
- a CDS encoding glucosaminidase domain-containing protein, with protein sequence MKKNYLVGMSIIVLFLFGYFFQLQNKQIQKLTKEVETLTKKVELLQSSEDKLKQELEKYTKKKQIPVSVKKKRFINMMLPALNDVYDELKTRYLKVKKDIDANNITDEIKKLKEFYSVKTNQELLYALKPHPKSIALAQGAMESAWGQSRFFKEANNMFGVWSFNKDEPRIAANSKRGTKTIWLKKYSSVKEAIKDYYETLSKSAAFKGFRKQNYENPNPYLLVKKLDRYSEKKALYGKELASVIKYNDFTKYDDKDFIVQKEEAKLTQEEQKEEEQIEEKAIQEAASDEVTTSEDIQKEEQESSSEEKKENIETQNSVKTETKENKKEDTKATKQEQTK encoded by the coding sequence ATGAAAAAAAATTATTTAGTAGGAATGAGTATAATAGTACTATTTTTATTTGGGTACTTCTTTCAACTTCAAAATAAGCAAATTCAAAAATTAACTAAAGAAGTAGAAACTTTAACTAAAAAAGTAGAACTATTACAAAGTAGTGAAGATAAATTAAAACAAGAGTTAGAAAAGTATACAAAGAAAAAACAAATCCCTGTTTCAGTTAAGAAAAAAAGATTTATAAATATGATGTTACCTGCATTAAATGATGTTTATGATGAATTAAAAACAAGATATCTAAAAGTTAAAAAAGATATTGATGCAAATAATATAACTGATGAGATTAAAAAATTAAAAGAGTTTTATTCTGTTAAAACAAACCAAGAACTATTATATGCTTTAAAACCACATCCAAAATCAATTGCTTTAGCACAAGGAGCAATGGAGAGTGCTTGGGGACAATCAAGATTTTTTAAAGAAGCTAACAATATGTTTGGCGTATGGTCTTTTAATAAAGATGAGCCAAGAATAGCTGCTAATAGTAAAAGAGGAACAAAAACTATTTGGCTTAAAAAATATTCAAGTGTAAAAGAAGCTATTAAAGATTATTATGAAACATTATCAAAAAGTGCTGCATTTAAAGGATTTAGAAAACAAAACTATGAAAATCCAAACCCTTACTTATTAGTAAAAAAACTTGATAGATATTCAGAAAAAAAAGCATTATATGGAAAAGAGTTAGCATCAGTTATTAAATATAATGACTTTACAAAATATGATGATAAAGATTTTATTGTTCAAAAAGAAGAAGCAAAATTAACACAAGAAGAGCAAAAAGAAGAAGAACAAATTGAAGAAAAAGCTATTCAAGAAGCTGCTTCTGATGAGGTTACAACTTCTGAAGATATTCAAAAAGAAGAGCAAGAATCTTCAAGTGAAGAGAAAAAAGAGAATATTGAAACTCAAAATAGTGTGAAAACTGAAACTAAAGAGAATAAAAAAGAAGATACAAAAGCTACAAAACAAGAACAAACAAAGTAG
- a CDS encoding menaquinone biosynthesis family protein, which yields MLKTISVAHSPDADDIFMYYAIKFGWVGAKDAKFENIAADIETLNQATLKGEYDICAISFALYPFVKDDYALLKTAVSFGQGYGPKLIKKKGTKLKKNFKVALSGEYTTNALLFKIAYPEARITYMNFLDIENAVLEGTVDAGVLIHESILNYSEELEVEKEIWDIWEELSGGNLPLPLGGMCIRRSIPLHSAIDYENTLIKAVDVANKNRKVLATMLLEKGLIRVDAPTLDTYLDLYANDESINLSDVQYEALDKLFELGYKHGFYENLVKAKDFLIPEEYEELRSK from the coding sequence ATTTTGAAAACTATAAGTGTTGCACACTCACCAGATGCCGATGATATTTTTATGTACTATGCTATTAAGTTTGGTTGGGTTGGTGCAAAAGATGCAAAATTTGAAAATATTGCAGCTGATATTGAAACATTAAATCAAGCTACATTAAAAGGTGAATACGATATTTGTGCTATCTCTTTTGCTTTATATCCATTTGTAAAAGACGATTATGCCTTATTAAAAACAGCAGTATCTTTTGGTCAAGGATATGGACCAAAACTAATAAAGAAAAAAGGTACTAAATTAAAGAAAAATTTTAAAGTTGCTCTTAGTGGAGAGTACACTACAAATGCACTTTTATTTAAAATTGCTTATCCAGAAGCAAGAATTACATATATGAATTTTTTAGATATTGAAAATGCAGTTCTAGAAGGAACAGTAGATGCAGGTGTATTAATTCATGAGTCTATTTTAAACTATAGTGAAGAACTAGAAGTTGAAAAAGAGATTTGGGATATTTGGGAAGAGTTAAGTGGTGGAAATTTACCTTTACCTTTAGGTGGTATGTGTATTAGAAGATCAATTCCTTTACATAGTGCAATTGATTATGAAAATACATTAATAAAAGCAGTTGATGTAGCAAATAAAAATAGAAAAGTACTTGCAACAATGCTTTTAGAAAAAGGTTTAATAAGAGTTGATGCTCCAACTTTAGATACATATTTAGATTTATATGCAAATGATGAGTCTATAAATTTAAGTGATGTACAATATGAAGCTTTAGATAAACTGTTTGAACTAGGTTATAAACATGGTTTTTATGAAAACTTAGTAAAAGCAAAAGATTTTTTAATTCCTGAAGAGTATGAGGAACTAAGAAGCAAGTGA
- a CDS encoding UDP-N-acetylmuramate dehydrogenase has product MIKQIDFSRYSSIKIGPIADVKIIDDINDYDDYRIIGKANNILVSNNSTNFAVLGHNFDYIKQEDNKLFVGCATSSGKLLSYCRKNDIANLEFLAKLPGTMGGVVKMNAGLKSWEIFNHIISIKTKDGYINKEDISYSYRNTQIDTIIYEVVLEIKSGFSKDKLKEFNKMRDNQPQVPSAGSCFKNPKGDFAGRLIEEVGLKGFEKGGMSFSNKHANFLVNNGKGTFEDAIFLIDLAKKRVQEKFGIKLEEEIVIY; this is encoded by the coding sequence GTGATAAAGCAAATAGATTTCTCAAGATATTCATCAATTAAAATAGGACCAATTGCTGATGTTAAAATAATTGATGATATTAATGATTATGATGATTATAGAATTATTGGTAAAGCAAATAATATACTTGTTTCTAATAATTCTACAAACTTTGCAGTATTAGGACATAATTTTGATTATATAAAACAAGAAGATAATAAGCTTTTTGTTGGATGCGCTACAAGTTCAGGTAAACTTTTGAGTTATTGTAGAAAAAATGATATTGCAAATTTAGAGTTTTTAGCAAAACTTCCTGGAACTATGGGTGGTGTTGTTAAAATGAATGCAGGATTAAAATCTTGGGAGATTTTTAATCATATAATAAGTATAAAAACAAAAGATGGATATATAAATAAAGAAGATATATCTTATTCGTATAGAAATACTCAAATTGATACAATAATATATGAAGTAGTTCTAGAAATAAAAAGTGGTTTTAGTAAAGATAAATTAAAAGAGTTTAATAAAATGAGAGATAATCAACCTCAAGTTCCAAGTGCTGGAAGCTGTTTTAAAAATCCAAAGGGTGATTTTGCAGGTAGGTTGATAGAAGAAGTTGGATTAAAAGGATTTGAAAAAGGTGGAATGTCTTTTTCAAATAAACATGCAAATTTTTTAGTAAATAATGGAAAAGGAACTTTTGAAGATGCTATTTTTTTAATAGATTTAGCAAAAAAAAGAGTTCAAGAAAAATTTGGTATAAAATTAGAAGAAGAGATTGTAATTTATTAA
- the topA gene encoding type I DNA topoisomerase has translation MKNLVIVESPAKAKTISKFLDNSYTVMASMGHVRDLPKSKLGFDPDDNFKPQYLVSTDKRKVIADLKKQITKDTVIYLAADEDREGEAIAWHLIPALKIEKNPIKRIVFHEITKDAILKAIQNPRDVDKNLVDAQQARRILDRAVGYELSPLLWKKVRYGLSAGRVQSVAVRIIVDRENEIRQFVPEEFWKIKADYKDPDFKSELAKQNGKNIKVKNEQEAKSIEASINQGKFQLVDIEEKETTRNPAPPFTTSTLQQEASRKIGLSVKQTMVIAQQLYEGNVGNIPNHTGGLITYMRTDSLNLSTVATTAAKKVIEQEYGKEYSLSKPRAYKSKAKGAQEAHEAIRPVNLALKPSDIKPYVENAQYRLYSLIWKRTLATQMSAAKIANTTYKINAGKDEEFEFQSKGQRIIFAGFMKAYTEGSDNPEHALDSNEKILPNVKVGTVLNLEKLDLEQNFTKPPARYTEASLVKKLESEGIGRPSTYAPTISTIQQREYVVKTEDKKLAPTPTGEVVNSFLNDHFAEIIDLGFTAKIEEDFDEIAEGKIAWEQVMQDFYGDFKKRINDKETSVNKEDYAQVREIGIDPKSGKPVSARVGRFGPFVQIGTKDDEEKPKFVAIPDHLNMDTITLDEALYLFNLPRVIGKDSSGEDIVANIGRFGPYLQVKSKFYSLKTDDPYTIELPRALEVIKELDEAKAKSTIKVFEKEKIQVLIGQYGPYIKQGRKNFKIPKDKVAEDLTLEDCQEIIEKDPKSKGAKKTTSKKSTTAKKTTTKKTTTKKSTKSSTTTKK, from the coding sequence TTGAAAAATTTAGTAATAGTGGAGTCACCAGCAAAAGCAAAAACAATATCAAAGTTTTTAGATAATAGTTACACCGTAATGGCGTCAATGGGGCATGTAAGAGATTTGCCAAAATCAAAATTGGGATTTGATCCTGATGATAATTTCAAACCACAATATTTAGTATCAACAGATAAAAGAAAAGTAATCGCAGACTTAAAAAAACAAATAACAAAAGATACTGTTATTTACCTAGCGGCCGATGAGGATAGGGAAGGGGAAGCAATTGCTTGGCACCTAATTCCTGCACTTAAAATAGAAAAAAATCCTATAAAAAGAATAGTTTTTCATGAAATTACTAAAGATGCAATTTTAAAAGCAATTCAAAACCCAAGAGATGTTGATAAAAATTTAGTTGATGCTCAACAAGCAAGAAGAATCTTAGATAGAGCAGTTGGGTATGAATTATCTCCTTTATTATGGAAAAAAGTTAGATATGGTCTTAGTGCTGGTAGAGTTCAATCTGTTGCTGTTAGAATAATTGTAGATAGAGAAAATGAGATAAGACAATTTGTTCCAGAAGAGTTTTGGAAAATAAAAGCAGATTATAAAGACCCTGATTTTAAATCAGAACTTGCTAAACAAAATGGTAAAAATATCAAAGTAAAAAATGAGCAAGAAGCTAAAAGTATAGAAGCATCTATAAATCAAGGAAAATTTCAATTAGTTGATATTGAAGAAAAAGAGACTACAAGAAATCCTGCGCCTCCATTTACAACTTCAACTTTACAACAAGAAGCAAGTAGAAAAATTGGACTTTCTGTAAAACAAACTATGGTAATAGCACAACAACTATATGAAGGAAATGTTGGAAATATTCCTAATCATACAGGTGGTTTAATTACTTATATGAGAACTGACTCATTAAACCTTTCTACTGTTGCAACAACTGCAGCAAAAAAAGTTATTGAGCAAGAGTATGGAAAAGAGTATTCACTTTCTAAACCAAGAGCATATAAATCTAAAGCAAAAGGAGCACAAGAGGCTCACGAAGCTATTAGACCTGTAAATTTAGCTTTAAAACCAAGTGATATTAAGCCATATGTTGAAAATGCACAATATAGATTATATTCTTTAATTTGGAAAAGAACTTTAGCAACACAAATGAGTGCAGCTAAAATTGCAAATACAACATATAAAATAAATGCTGGAAAAGATGAAGAGTTTGAGTTTCAATCAAAGGGACAAAGAATTATTTTTGCAGGATTTATGAAAGCTTATACAGAAGGAAGTGATAATCCTGAGCATGCATTAGATAGCAATGAAAAAATATTACCAAATGTAAAAGTTGGAACAGTATTAAATCTTGAAAAACTTGATTTAGAACAAAACTTTACAAAGCCACCTGCAAGATATACAGAAGCTAGTTTAGTTAAAAAGTTAGAGAGCGAAGGAATAGGTAGACCTTCAACTTATGCTCCAACAATTTCTACAATTCAACAAAGAGAATATGTTGTAAAAACAGAAGATAAAAAATTAGCTCCAACACCAACAGGTGAAGTTGTAAATAGTTTTTTAAATGACCATTTTGCAGAAATTATTGATTTAGGGTTTACAGCAAAAATTGAAGAAGATTTTGATGAAATTGCAGAAGGTAAAATTGCTTGGGAACAAGTAATGCAAGATTTTTATGGTGATTTCAAAAAAAGAATAAACGATAAAGAGACAAGTGTAAATAAAGAAGATTATGCACAAGTAAGAGAAATTGGAATAGATCCAAAATCTGGAAAACCTGTAAGTGCAAGAGTTGGAAGATTTGGACCATTTGTTCAAATTGGTACAAAAGATGATGAAGAAAAACCAAAATTTGTTGCAATTCCAGATCATTTAAATATGGATACAATTACTTTAGATGAAGCACTCTATTTATTTAATTTACCAAGAGTAATAGGAAAAGATTCAAGTGGTGAAGATATTGTTGCAAATATTGGAAGATTTGGACCTTATTTACAAGTTAAAAGTAAATTTTATTCATTAAAAACTGATGACCCTTATACAATAGAGCTACCAAGAGCTTTAGAGGTTATTAAAGAGCTTGATGAAGCGAAAGCAAAATCAACTATAAAAGTATTTGAAAAAGAGAAAATACAAGTTTTAATTGGTCAATATGGACCATATATAAAACAAGGTAGAAAAAATTTCAAAATACCTAAAGATAAAGTTGCTGAAGATTTAACGCTTGAAGATTGCCAAGAGATTATAGAAAAAGACCCTAAATCTAAAGGTGCTAAAAAAACTACAAGTAAAAAAAGTACAACAGCAAAAAAGACAACTACAAAGAAAACAACAACTAAAAAAAGTACAAAAAGTAGTACAACTACAAAAAAATAG
- a CDS encoding YfcE family phosphodiesterase: MKIGILSDSHTRSDYTELVVEHLKEQGAQYLLHAGDLCIEDNLKILQNSKLVYVSVFGNNDNALFSLSNKYKIQKEPYYFKIKDIKFKMMHLPYYLTSDSDIVIFGHTHKFKCSYTNNTLFINPGEVCAREKPLIESVLLEINKNEYIISYYFKDINANNFKKEEYKYER, translated from the coding sequence ATGAAAATAGGAATCTTATCAGATAGTCACACTAGAAGTGACTATACTGAATTAGTAGTTGAGCATCTAAAAGAACAAGGTGCACAATATTTACTACATGCTGGTGACTTATGTATTGAAGATAATTTAAAGATATTACAAAATTCAAAGCTAGTATATGTTAGTGTTTTCGGAAATAATGATAATGCTTTATTTTCATTATCAAACAAATATAAAATTCAAAAAGAACCATATTACTTCAAAATAAAAGATATTAAATTTAAGATGATGCATCTACCTTATTATCTAACATCAGATAGTGATATTGTTATTTTTGGACATACGCATAAGTTTAAATGTAGCTATACAAACAATACTTTGTTTATTAATCCAGGTGAAGTGTGTGCAAGGGAAAAGCCTCTAATAGAGTCTGTCTTGCTTGAAATTAATAAAAATGAGTATATAATTAGTTACTATTTTAAAGATATAAATGCTAATAATTTTAAGAAAGAAGAGTATAAATATGAGCGATAA
- a CDS encoding biotin synthase has translation MSDNKTIFLCAICNIESGTCNEDCKFCTQSVKYKADIERYKQKEIAQIVEEAKKARANHANGFCLVTAGKGLTEKRLKFVCEAARAVKKENLGLVLIACNGTATVEQLETLKEAGIDAYNHNLETARDFYPTICTTHTWDERYETCKNVKQVGLRLICGGIFGMGETQEQRVSMLESIASLEPMNVPLNFFHPNEALPLVENTINREQAFELITLARKMIPNARKIMVAGGRELMFGDEEYKIFEKGANAFVIGNYLTTQGKTPKDDIEALEKLGFSITREFGNK, from the coding sequence ATGAGCGATAATAAGACAATATTTTTATGTGCCATTTGTAATATTGAAAGTGGTACTTGTAATGAAGATTGTAAATTCTGTACACAAAGTGTAAAGTACAAAGCAGATATTGAAAGATATAAACAAAAAGAGATAGCACAAATAGTTGAAGAAGCTAAAAAAGCAAGAGCAAATCATGCAAATGGATTTTGTTTAGTAACTGCTGGAAAAGGCTTAACTGAAAAAAGATTAAAGTTTGTATGTGAAGCTGCAAGAGCAGTTAAAAAAGAGAATTTAGGTTTAGTTTTAATTGCATGTAATGGAACAGCAACTGTTGAACAACTAGAAACTCTAAAAGAAGCAGGAATTGATGCATATAATCACAACTTAGAGACTGCAAGAGACTTTTATCCAACAATTTGTACAACACATACATGGGATGAAAGATATGAAACATGTAAAAATGTAAAACAAGTAGGTTTAAGACTTATTTGTGGAGGAATTTTTGGAATGGGTGAAACGCAAGAGCAAAGAGTTTCAATGCTTGAATCTATTGCATCTTTAGAGCCTATGAATGTACCTTTAAACTTTTTTCATCCAAATGAAGCTTTACCTTTAGTTGAAAATACTATAAATAGAGAACAAGCTTTTGAACTTATTACATTAGCAAGAAAAATGATACCAAATGCAAGAAAAATTATGGTTGCAGGTGGTAGAGAATTAATGTTTGGTGATGAAGAGTATAAAATATTTGAAAAAGGTGCAAATGCATTTGTTATTGGAAACTATTTAACAACTCAAGGTAAAACACCAAAAGATGATATAGAAGCATTAGAAAAATTAGGATTCTCTATTACAAGAGAATTTGGAAATAAATAA
- a CDS encoding cation:proton antiporter: MGDEILIIISLSVIIFTSPLLSKALRIPTIPIEIMMGSLAVYFSYIHENTIFELVAELGFLYLMFLAGLEVDLRKLMHVPSTILKKALGYNVILFSLSAAITFYFKLGNIFIVTLPLISIGLLAALKKEYGNTEWIRMSIVVGLIGEIVSIIALTTVSAILEFGVTWQFYKTMLLFSGFMILMAIIYKLFNNVVWWYPEIKTYLMPTQDHQEQDIRVSMAIFFVMIAVMIYLQLEVAFGAFIAGTFITTFFEHNKSLPHKLEHFGFGWLVPIFFIYVGSSFELEELFQDGLITTALLIVLAMIIIRVVASLLFIKEMGLNRFFMLGLSHSMPLTLLIAVTTLAYHNHAIDQFYYYAFILASILEVLLVMIFIRVLVSVLNIKDKAITD; encoded by the coding sequence ATGGGTGATGAAATTTTAATTATTATATCTTTGTCTGTAATTATTTTTACATCGCCATTGTTATCAAAGGCATTAAGAATACCTACAATCCCTATTGAGATAATGATGGGGTCTTTAGCTGTATATTTTTCATATATACATGAAAATACAATATTTGAGCTAGTTGCTGAACTTGGATTTTTGTATTTGATGTTTTTGGCTGGGTTGGAAGTGGACTTGCGTAAATTGATGCATGTTCCTTCTACTATTCTAAAAAAAGCATTGGGATATAATGTAATACTTTTTTCTTTATCTGCTGCAATAACTTTCTATTTTAAATTGGGGAATATTTTTATTGTAACTTTACCTTTAATCTCAATAGGATTATTAGCAGCTCTTAAAAAAGAGTATGGAAATACTGAGTGGATTAGGATGTCTATTGTTGTGGGATTAATAGGTGAGATTGTCTCTATTATTGCTCTTACAACAGTATCAGCCATACTTGAATTTGGTGTAACATGGCAATTTTATAAAACAATGTTACTATTCTCAGGATTTATGATTTTAATGGCTATTATTTACAAACTATTTAATAATGTAGTTTGGTGGTATCCAGAAATAAAAACATATTTAATGCCAACGCAAGACCATCAAGAACAAGATATCAGAGTATCTATGGCAATTTTCTTTGTAATGATTGCTGTGATGATTTATCTACAACTAGAAGTTGCCTTTGGTGCATTTATTGCAGGAACATTTATTACAACATTTTTTGAGCATAATAAATCTCTTCCTCATAAATTAGAACACTTTGGTTTTGGATGGTTAGTGCCAATATTTTTTATATATGTAGGTTCTTCTTTTGAGCTTGAAGAGTTATTTCAAGATGGACTTATCACAACAGCTTTATTGATTGTATTAGCAATGATTATTATTAGAGTTGTTGCTTCACTATTATTTATTAAAGAGATGGGTTTAAATAGATTCTTTATGCTTGGATTGTCTCACTCTATGCCATTAACACTTTTAATTGCTGTTACGACTTTAGCATATCATAATCATGCAATAGATCAATTTTATTACTATGCATTTATTTTAGCATCAATATTAGAAGTATTATTAGTTATGATTTTTATAAGAGTTTTAGTGAGTGTATTAAATATTAAAGATAAAGCAATTACAGATTGA
- a CDS encoding AMIN domain-containing protein: MKKISLFITLLIIASNLYARENPFVPTQSYNEEVARLNEINDSYPDEFEGQEKLYIQEIQDKMKSNPDSINKDTKSAKKNIKTDLTEDKIKTLITKAQEKTVKETKQLVEQLKKQEKEEIIYVKPRTDVSMEKQILPFVKLEYTNQKLDLYSKYKVFKKFTLPNQNKIILDFYAKENFYTKREDLNSTNFTKITIGNHQKDKFFRVVIELTSTPDNYEVTYADNHVTIFRLEQM, from the coding sequence ATGAAAAAAATATCTTTATTTATAACATTACTGATTATCGCATCAAATCTTTATGCGAGAGAAAATCCTTTTGTTCCTACACAATCTTATAATGAAGAAGTAGCAAGATTAAATGAAATAAATGACTCTTATCCTGATGAATTTGAAGGTCAAGAGAAACTTTATATTCAAGAAATACAAGATAAAATGAAATCAAATCCTGATAGTATAAATAAAGATACTAAAAGTGCGAAGAAAAATATTAAGACTGATTTAACAGAAGATAAAATAAAAACTCTTATAACTAAAGCTCAAGAAAAAACTGTTAAAGAGACAAAACAACTTGTTGAACAGTTAAAAAAACAAGAAAAAGAAGAGATTATATATGTAAAACCTAGAACAGATGTATCTATGGAAAAACAAATATTACCTTTTGTAAAACTTGAATACACAAATCAAAAACTTGATCTTTATTCTAAATATAAAGTATTTAAAAAATTCACTCTTCCTAATCAAAATAAAATCATCTTAGATTTTTATGCTAAAGAGAATTTTTATACAAAAAGAGAAGATTTAAACTCAACTAATTTTACAAAAATAACTATTGGAAATCATCAAAAAGATAAGTTCTTTAGAGTTGTTATAGAACTTACAAGTACACCTGATAATTATGAAGTTACATACGCAGATAATCATGTAACAATTTTTAGATTAGAGCAAATGTAA
- a CDS encoding septum formation initiator produces MKRKVHELKKFSVIAVVSIAITLFLSYHVAILLFGSNSLDVYNSLKDKRVYLIDEIKRLQEENAHLQKEYFELKNLEPEQ; encoded by the coding sequence ATGAAGCGTAAAGTTCATGAACTAAAAAAATTTAGTGTAATAGCCGTAGTATCTATTGCTATTACACTATTTCTTAGTTATCATGTTGCAATACTTTTGTTTGGAAGTAATTCATTGGATGTTTATAACTCTTTAAAAGATAAAAGGGTATATTTAATCGATGAAATAAAAAGATTACAAGAAGAAAATGCCCATTTACAAAAAGAGTATTTTGAATTAAAAAACTTGGAGCCAGAACAATGA
- the eno gene encoding phosphopyruvate hydratase: MVYIDNVYADEVLDSRGNPTVRATVILSDGTKQSAIVPSGASTGKREALELRDGDDRFLGKGVLKAIENVNTLIADELIGLSPYNQAEVDATMKDIDGTSNYSKLGANAVLGVSMATARAAAASLQIPLYRYLGGANAMTMPVPMFNIINGGEHANNSVDFQEYMIMPVGFENFNDGLRATCEVYQNLKKIINEMGESTAVGDEGGFAPNLKSNEEPIQVIIKAIEKAGYKPGDEIAIALDVAASELVNDEGKYVLKSENKELTSEEMVAYYENLCSKYPIVSIEDGLSEDDWDGWKILTEKLGNKTQLVGDDLFVTNASIVAEGISKKIANAVLIKPNQIGSVSETMLTVRLAQRNNYNCVMSHRSGESEDAFISDFAVALNCGQIKTGATSRGERNAKYNRLLEIGAEVAYAEYLGKAPFSK; encoded by the coding sequence GTGGTATATATTGACAACGTTTACGCTGACGAAGTTTTAGATTCAAGAGGTAATCCAACTGTAAGAGCAACAGTAATCTTAAGTGATGGAACAAAACAATCTGCGATTGTTCCAAGTGGTGCTAGTACAGGAAAAAGAGAAGCGTTAGAACTAAGAGATGGTGATGACAGATTTTTAGGTAAAGGTGTTTTAAAAGCAATTGAAAATGTTAATACATTAATTGCAGATGAGTTAATTGGTTTAAGTCCATACAATCAAGCAGAAGTTGATGCAACTATGAAAGATATTGATGGAACAAGTAATTACTCTAAACTTGGTGCAAATGCAGTACTAGGTGTATCAATGGCAACTGCAAGAGCAGCAGCAGCTTCTTTACAAATTCCACTTTATAGATATTTAGGTGGAGCAAATGCTATGACTATGCCTGTACCAATGTTCAATATTATCAATGGTGGAGAGCATGCAAATAACTCTGTTGATTTCCAAGAATATATGATTATGCCAGTAGGATTTGAAAACTTCAATGATGGATTAAGAGCTACTTGTGAAGTTTACCAAAACCTTAAAAAAATCATTAATGAAATGGGTGAAAGTACAGCAGTTGGTGATGAAGGTGGATTTGCTCCAAATTTAAAATCAAATGAAGAACCAATCCAAGTTATCATTAAAGCAATAGAGAAAGCTGGATATAAACCAGGTGATGAAATTGCAATCGCATTAGACGTTGCTGCTTCTGAGCTTGTAAATGATGAAGGTAAATATGTATTAAAATCAGAAAACAAAGAGTTAACTTCTGAAGAGATGGTTGCATATTATGAAAACCTTTGTTCTAAATACCCTATTGTTTCAATTGAAGATGGATTAAGTGAAGATGATTGGGATGGATGGAAAATCCTAACTGAAAAACTTGGTAATAAAACTCAACTTGTTGGTGATGATTTATTTGTTACAAATGCATCAATTGTTGCAGAAGGTATCTCTAAAAAAATCGCAAATGCAGTTTTAATTAAACCAAACCAAATCGGAAGTGTTAGTGAAACTATGTTAACTGTAAGACTTGCACAAAGAAATAACTATAACTGCGTTATGTCTCACAGATCAGGTGAATCTGAAGATGCATTTATTTCTGACTTCGCTGTTGCACTAAATTGTGGTCAAATTAAAACAGGTGCTACATCAAGAGGTGAAAGAAACGCTAAATATAATAGATTACTAGAAATTGGTGCAGAAGTTGCATATGCTGAATATTTAGGGAAAGCTCCTTTTTCTAAATAA